A genomic window from Streptomyces sp. WMMC940 includes:
- a CDS encoding type II toxin-antitoxin system RelE/ParE family toxin gives MTWKIVVVEPALSWLHALRRTDRETLVQVSQAITALAYEGPALGRPLVDTIKGSALPNLKELRPGSAGATEVRLLFVFDPDRQAVILVGGDKAGNWSGWYRVAVPQAEQAYAEHLKRIEGEDG, from the coding sequence GTGACTTGGAAGATCGTCGTGGTCGAACCGGCACTCTCGTGGCTTCACGCGCTGCGTCGCACCGACCGTGAGACGCTCGTCCAGGTCAGCCAAGCCATCACTGCTCTCGCATACGAGGGGCCGGCACTCGGTCGGCCGCTGGTGGACACGATCAAGGGTTCCGCCCTGCCCAACCTCAAGGAACTGCGTCCCGGGTCCGCCGGGGCCACTGAAGTGCGATTGCTGTTTGTGTTCGATCCTGATCGTCAGGCCGTGATTCTGGTCGGTGGTGACAAGGCAGGGAACTGGTCCGGCTGGTATCGCGTTGCCGTGCCCCAGGCGGAACAGGCGTACGCGGAACACCTGAAGCGAATCGAAGGAGAGGACGGGTGA
- a CDS encoding helix-turn-helix domain-containing protein: protein MTDHLRDPQAVSWGDLAEDFAFTDAEKEQIAQGAHAMITASRAHRLAELRKRQHTTQVQVAKAMGVSQARVSRIEKGQLERSEVDTLAAYVKALGGKLKIVADFGDETYVLG, encoded by the coding sequence ATGACCGACCATCTGAGGGACCCGCAGGCCGTCTCCTGGGGTGATCTGGCCGAAGATTTCGCCTTCACCGACGCCGAGAAGGAGCAGATCGCGCAGGGAGCCCATGCGATGATCACCGCTTCTCGGGCGCACCGCCTCGCGGAGTTGCGTAAGCGGCAGCACACCACGCAGGTACAGGTGGCGAAGGCAATGGGCGTCAGCCAGGCTCGGGTCTCCCGTATCGAGAAGGGGCAGTTGGAACGTAGCGAGGTCGATACGCTCGCTGCGTACGTCAAGGCTCTCGGCGGCAAACTGAAGATCGTCGCTGACTTCGGTGACGAAACCTACGTCCTCGGCTGA